From the genome of Phoenix dactylifera cultivar Barhee BC4 chromosome 5, palm_55x_up_171113_PBpolish2nd_filt_p, whole genome shotgun sequence:
AATGCCACCCCCGCCGCTAAAGTGGAGGGGCAGCTGTTATTTTAGCCGAGGGACCTGCAACAATAAGCTCATCGGGGCCATGGCATTTCGAGGTGGAGCCAACCCCTCGCCACTGGACGACATCGGCCATGGCACGCATGTGGCGAGCACGGTGGCAGGGAGCTTGGTCCCCGATGCCAACGTCCTCGGCCAAGCCTGGGGCAATGCGGTGGGCATCGCACCACGCGCTCACATTGCCGTTTACAAGGTCTTGTTCAATAATGTTGGCTCACAGAGTGATATCCTTGCCGGCATAAACCAAGCCATCGCCGATGGCGTCGATGTGCTCCAAATGTCCCTGGGCTTAGTCTCTCTCCCACTCTTCGAAAGTGTCAATCTAGGCTCTTTTGCAGCCATTCAGCGCGGAATAGTCCCTTGCGCTGCCGCCGGCAACTCGGGCCCGTACAGGAGCGTAATCGCCAACGATGCCCCCTGGGTCCTGACCGTCGGGGCGGCCACCACGGATCGAAGAATCGCAGCCACGGTGAAGCTTGGGGATGGCACGGAATTGAATGGCGAATCTGCTTACCAACCAAGTGGGCTCCTCAACCAAATGCCAATTGTGTATCCGGGAGACAATGGCATTAAGGACTACAAGGAGTGCAAAACACTGTATGGGATCAATGTCAGAGGTGCGATTGTCTTGTGTTGGGGGCAAGCGATTGGAGGAAATGCTGCCATGGGCCAGATAGTTAAGGCTGCCGGAGGGGCCGCCATGATCGTTATGAACGATCAGTTCCAAGCGCTCACCACTGCAGCGGAAACCCACGTCCTTCCGGCAGTCCATGTGAGCTCTCGAAATACTGGGAGGATTCTAAACTACATTTATTCAACACTCACACCGACGGCGACCATTGAATTCAAAGGGACGCTGTTCGGAGTCCGCCGGAACCCGGCGGTCGCTACCTTCTCCTCGAGAGGTCCGAGCTTGGTGAACGGCGGCATTATAAAGCCGGATATAATCGCGCCGGGTGTGAACATTCTTGCTGCATGGCCCGGCAACACCAACACCTTCAATTTCCTCAGCGGCACCTCCATGGCGACGCCGCATGTCTCGGGGATCGTTTCTTTACTCAAGAAGATCCATCCAGGATGGACACCGGCTGCGATCAAGTCGGCGATCATGACGACGGCATACACTCAAGATTTTAATGGGAATTTCATCGCCGACCAATTCCCTGATACCAACCCCCGTAGCAGCTACTTCGCTATGGGTGCGGGGCATGTGAATCCTGCAGCGGCAGCAGATCCAGGCCTTGTTTACGACATCGATGAAAGCGAGTATGTCGCCTATCTCTGTGGCACCGGATTTTCGAATAGACAAGTCACCATTATCGCCGGTCGTCGCATCAACTGTTTTACTCACGTCCAAATGACCGCAGAGCAACTGAACTACCCCTCTATCTCGCTGGCTCTAGGAGCCGGTGCAACAACGATCGTTAACAGGACGGTGACGAACGTAGGAGAGGCCAACTCGGTTTACTCGGTGCAGATTGATGAGCCTAGTGGTGCAGCAGTTGATGTTTCTACTAATCAGCTGTCTTTCTCTTATGTGGGTGAGAAGCAGAGCTATCTTATCCGGTTTAGAGCCAGAAACACCACTCCAACACCTGGTTCGGTCACCGAAGGACAGCTTTCATGGGTTTCAAACGAGCACGTTGTAAGAAGTCCCATCGCCGTCACCTTCGCATGACAAACAGCTTGGCCCCTGGCAAGTATCCTATGTGTGCGGACGGAAAAGCAATCATGCTTCTCATTGTatgctaataaataaataaacaaatatcacCATTGATGGCCTTTCAAATTATTTAAAAGTATTTATTCTTTCGaggttagattttttttttggtgcttcCTGCACCGTAGAGTGCTGTTAAATTCGAGATGGCCGCCGCATCACCTAGGGAGATGGATATGGCTGTTAAACGAGATGCGGTGGGTCACTTTGCGTTGCATGCCATACACGGCGTGTGGCTTTTGGATGTTTGGCAATTGGCCATCCGTGATTGGATTACATGGCAGCCATCTAGAGCTGTACATCTTTCTGATGTGCAAAACACGTACCATAGAGCATTTTGATTCTTTATCGAAGCAATATGGTTTTCAAATTGTTAAAAAATTATAGTGAAAGTGGAGCCTGCTTTAGCAGAGCTGGAAGTCGATGAAATGTAGGTTACAAGGGAAAGTCTAATGCAGCGACACTGCAGAGGGCTGTGCAGTATGGCTGCCATTAAAAGATAAAgggtgattaaaaaaaaaaaaaaaaaagtctacaAGAGCATGCCTATCGTACATCGTTTGATAGTCATTCATCTTTTAATGATAGCTATTTAAAAATGTACAGCACTGCGGTGCACGAGCTGCACTATATAAGATCCTAGTGGAAGTCTCCGAAGGAGGAGGAAAGAATATCAGCTAGGATAATTCAAAACAAAAGATCAACAAGTAGTGACTAGCCCAAAATAAGGTGAAAAGTGGTAGCTAGGTTCGCTTGTCTTCACGGAAGgtgggtagtgttgggggaaaaatcccaagtcataccgccacggaggcgctcggccaaaaagcgccgaccgaaaaggcgctcggccaaagagtgccgaccagagagcaccaacca
Proteins encoded in this window:
- the LOC103718609 gene encoding subtilisin-like protease 4; this encodes MAKPNHIPFFLLAFLLVCDPSSILFSRGQLLPIVDEPTRDNISKVPIYIVHVLKPDGTDFLSAEEQENWYKSFLPSTRLETGEPRLVYSYTHVMSGFAARLTPEEVRAMEDMEGFLHAYPDQEFELFTTYTPSLLGLNGWQSLWRNSSYGEGVIVGVIDSGIHPTHLSFQDNGMPPPPLKWRGSCYFSRGTCNNKLIGAMAFRGGANPSPLDDIGHGTHVASTVAGSLVPDANVLGQAWGNAVGIAPRAHIAVYKVLFNNVGSQSDILAGINQAIADGVDVLQMSLGLVSLPLFESVNLGSFAAIQRGIVPCAAAGNSGPYRSVIANDAPWVLTVGAATTDRRIAATVKLGDGTELNGESAYQPSGLLNQMPIVYPGDNGIKDYKECKTLYGINVRGAIVLCWGQAIGGNAAMGQIVKAAGGAAMIVMNDQFQALTTAAETHVLPAVHVSSRNTGRILNYIYSTLTPTATIEFKGTLFGVRRNPAVATFSSRGPSLVNGGIIKPDIIAPGVNILAAWPGNTNTFNFLSGTSMATPHVSGIVSLLKKIHPGWTPAAIKSAIMTTAYTQDFNGNFIADQFPDTNPRSSYFAMGAGHVNPAAAADPGLVYDIDESEYVAYLCGTGFSNRQVTIIAGRRINCFTHVQMTAEQLNYPSISLALGAGATTIVNRTVTNVGEANSVYSVQIDEPSGAAVDVSTNQLSFSYVGEKQSYLIRFRARNTTPTPGSVTEGQLSWVSNEHVVRSPIAVTFA